Proteins found in one Perca fluviatilis chromosome 9, GENO_Pfluv_1.0, whole genome shotgun sequence genomic segment:
- the ddah1 gene encoding N(G),N(G)-dimethylarginine dimethylaminohydrolase 1 isoform X2 — protein MKGALKDLNLNIVEMTDENATLDGGDVLFTGREFFVGLSKRTNQRGAEILADAFKDYAVSTVPVLEGLHLKSFCSMGGPGLIVIGSSEPAQKALKIMQQMSDHRYDKLTVPDDLAANCIYMNLPNKGHVLLHPTAEEFPESAKVFEKLKDHMLIPVSNMEKVKVDGALTCCSVLINKEGNT, from the exons ATGAAAGGAGCTCTGAAGGACTTGAATCTGAACATTGTGGAAATGACTGACGAGAACGCCACACTGGATGGAGGAGATGTGCTGTTTACAG GTCGAGAGTTCTTTGTGGGCCTTTCCAAACGGACCAATCAGAGAGGAGCAGAGATCCTAGCAGATGCTTTTAAG GACTACGCTGTGTCGACCGTGCCTGTGCTGGAAGGGCTGCACCTGAAAAGCTTCTGCAGTATGGGAGGACCCGGCCTTATTGTCATCGGCTCCAGTGAACCAGCACAGAAAGCCCTCAAA ATCATGCAGCAAATGAGTGACCATCGCTATGACAAACTGACGGTGCCTGATGACCTCGCTGCCAACTGCATCTACATGAACCTACCTAATAAGGGACATGTGCTTCTGCACCCCACAGCAGAGGAGTTTCCGGAGAGTGCGAAG GTGTTCGAGAAGTTAAAGGACCACATGCTGATCCCCGTGTCCAACATGGAGAAGGTCAAAGTGGATGGAGCTCTCACATGCTGCTCTGTACTCATCAACAAAGAAGGCAACACTTAA